Sequence from the Pedobacter sp. D749 genome:
ATCAGATTCCCTTGGAGCAACTGGCTGATATTCAGTACAAGGAAGGACCAAATCAGATCCAGCGTGATGATGCAAAGCGGCGAATTACGGTCGGTTTTAATGTGAGGGGAAGAGATGTGGAAAGTGTTGTAAAGGAAATTGAGCAGAAGATTGATACAGAGGTTAAGTTTTTGCCAGGTTATTATCCAACTTTTGGCGGCACTTTTGAGAACCTGCAGGCAGCCACTAAAAGATTGGGTATTGCCGTGCCATTGGCACTATTGCTCATTTTATTGTTGCTTTATCTTACGTTTTCATCGGTTAAACATGCGCTTTTAATTTTTACCGCAATTCCATTATCGGCGATTGGTGGCATATTGGCCCTATGGGTACGGGGCATGCCATTTAGCATCTCAGCGGGTATCGGCTTTATTGCACTTTTTGGTGTGGCGGTATTAAATGGTATCGTACTAATCAGTGAATTTAACAGGTTAAAAAAAGAAGGAATGAAAGATATTCTCGAAATTATCAGAACAGGAACTTCGGTTAGGCTTCGTCCGGTTATTATGACGGCCCTTGTAGCCTCTCTGGGATTTCTTCCAATGGCTATCTCAGGCGGAAGCGGGGCTGAAGTGCAGCGCCCATTGGCAACGGTTGTTATCGGCGGACTAATCTCAGCAACATTGTTAACGCTTTTGGTGCTTCCAGTGCTTTATATCTGGGTAGAAAAAATGGGCAGAAAAAAAGTAAAAATAGCTCCGGTATCGGGAATAATTGTAGTGTTTATTACGCTGTTTGGATTTCAACCTGCTAAGGCCCAAACTGTGTTAACCCTTAAGCAGGCCGTATCTTCAGCACTGGAAAACAACAGGGCAATTAGCGGGGCTGACCTTGGTGTAGGGTTGCAACAGGCACTCAGGAAAAGCGCTTTCGAAATGCCTAAAACTGAAGTTTCTATGCTTTATGGACAGTATAACAGTCTGGTTAAAAACGACAACAACTTTACCGTTTCGCAAAACATTCCCTTCCCGACACTTTTCGCCGCAAATGCGGCATTAGGTGATGAACGCATCAAAGCAGGCCAGCTTCAGGTCGCTTCAAGTAAAAACGAGCTTATTTATCAGGTTAAAACAGTTTACACCAATCTTCAGTACCTATATTCGAAAGAGAAACTGTTGCTGGAGCAAGACAGTATCTATAAGGGTTTTGTAAAATCGGCTTCGCTAAAGTACAAAACAGGCGAGGGCAACCTGCTTGAAAAGGTAGCCGCCGAGACACAGCTCAAGGATGTACAAAACCTGCTCGATCAGGATAGGTCTGACATTGAAATTTATAAAGCGCAGCTGGCTACACTTCTTGGCAAGGGCGGGTTATCGTTAATCGCCGACAAGTTTTTAAAAGAAACACCCGAGATTTCGATAGGCGATACGGCGCTTCTAAATGAAAATCCAGCCATTGCCTACTTCAGGCAGCAGATCGTGATTGCCGAAAAACAGCGAAAGGTAGAACTTGCCAAAGCATTACCCGATTTTACCTTGGGATATTTTAACCAGTCGCTAACTGGTTTTCAGAACGTTAATGGAAATGACGTTTTCTTTGGCCGTGACAAACGTTTCCAGGGCTTTCAGGTGGGCCTTTCTGTTCCGATATTTTACAGATCCTATTCTGCAAAGGCAAAGGCTGCATCAATTAATCGTGATATTGCTTCGAATGATCTGGAACTCCAGCAGCGAAAACTAACAGGCCAGTACCAGCAGGCCCTGGGCGAATACCTGAAAAACAGGAAACGTTACGATTATTTTATCACTTCGGCTACAGCCAATGCGGCGTTGATCTTAAAAAATAGCCGGATTGCTTATCAGAACGGAGAAATAGGCTATTCGGAATACCTGTTAAACCTTAAACAGGCAAACGGTATTTACGAAGGTTGCCTGATAGCCCTGCTCCAGTTAAGCCAGAGCATCAACCAGATAGAATTTTTAACCGGTAATAACCAATCATTTTAAGCATAAATCTCATGAGATCCATATATAAATATCTTATCCTGCTATCCTTCCCGTTTTATCTGGCTGGCTGCGGCCGTCCAGGTGAGGAAAAGGAACCTGAAAAAGAAACCATTCACGAAAAAAGCGATACCATAACCCTTACCCCAGAGCAGCACAAGCTATCGGAAATTACCCTGGGAGATATCGAACTGAGGGAATTAAGTGGAACAACAAAAGTAAACGGGATGCTCGACCTCCCCCCACAGAGCCTGGTATCTATTTCTACACCGCTGGAAGGGATTGTAAAAAGTACCAATATGTTGCAGGGAAAACGCGTAGCCAAAGGAGAACTCGTAGCGGTAATGCAGAATCCGGAATTCATTCAGATGCAACAAGACTACCTGGATTATAAAAGCCAGCTGCAGTTCTTAAAGCAAGAACTCGATCGCCAGGAAGAATTGGCAAAGGAAAATGTAAATTCTAAAAAAGCATTGCAGAAAGCAAGGAGCGAATACCAGAGTGTAAGTGCAAGATTGCTGGGGCAACGTTCAAAACTTTCCATTATGAATATCAGTTTTCCGGCACTGGAAAAAGGAAAGATCCAGACAACTTTTAACCTCTATACACCAATGGCGGGTTATGTTACACAGGTTAACACCAACATTGGCGCCTTTGCCAGTACAACCGATGTATTGTTCAAGATCGCCGATACCGAGCACCTGCATGCAGAGCTTACCATATTTGAAAAAGATGTACCCAAGCTTAAGCTTGGGCAGAAAGTCCGCTTTGTGCTGGCCAATGAGGAAAAAGAACGTATGGCTACGGTTTATCTCATCGGCAGGGAAATCAGTAAAGAGCGTACCGTACAAATTCACTGTCACCTGGACAAAGAGGATACACAGTTGCTTCCGGGCATGTACCTCAAGGCTTATGTAGAAAGTGGCATGAACAAGGTAGAAGCATTACCCGATGCGGCAATTGTTGAATTTGAAGGCAAAAAAATCGTGTTTATCAATCAGCCTGCTGATAAAGGCAATAATACTTACCGGTATAGGATGATGGAAGTAAAAACAGGTGTTGCCGAGAATGGTTACACCCAGGTTTCTTTTGCCGGGCAAATTAATAATGCGAAGGTGGTGATCAAAGGCGCTTATGATCTTTTGAGTAAGGTAAAGAATACCGAAGAGGAGGGAGAAGGACATTAAATGTTTAAGCCAGGTTCATCCTTGGTAAGAATAGCTTAATCTATTGGCTATTTAGGGGTATTTGCGGTGATGGCCGTTAATTCTATTTGCATTAATGGTCAATTTTTTAGTTCAAACCAGGCCGCAAATCATATCTTGAAAACTAAATGTAACTGGCAGGTGTTAGGTATCATAAAGTAAATCAGTTAATTAAGCGGTAAAATGGGTAATCGCAATGTTGCTTACTGTTTTTGCTGAATAGGGACATATAGCTACAGGATAATATGAATACCAGAAGAGATTTTCTACAAAAAATGGGTGCATCAGCATTGATGCTGCAATTGGGGTCGATATCAGCATTTGCTAACGCTCCAGATCTTATCGAACAGCCTTACGAGGGTAGGGTGCTTAGGTTAGCTATTATGGGTTTAGGTGGATATGGCACCCGTGTAGCAGAAGCGATGAAGGCTTGTACCAGGGCGAAGCTGGTAGGTGTAATTAGTGGCACGCCTTCTAAAATTAAAGATTGGCAAACGAAGTATAATCTCCCTGAGAAGAATTGTTACAACTATGACAACTTTGATGAGGTTAAAAATAATCCGGACATAGATGCGATTTATGTGATTACGCCAAATGCATTGCACCATAGTCAGGTTATTCGGGTTGCAAAAGCAGGAAAACATGCCATATGCGAGAAACCGATGGCATTGAATGCTAAAGAGGGACAGGAGATGATTGATGCATGCAAAAAAGCAAATGTAAAATTACTGGTTGGCTATAGGTTACATTTTGAGCCCCATACACTGGAGGTGATCAGAATGAGAAATGCTGGCGACTTCGGCAAGATCAGGTTTTTCCAGGGACAATGTGGTTTTAAAGCAGGCGACCCTACACAGTGGCGATTAAACAAAGCGCTTGCAGGAGGTGGATCAATGATGGATATTGGAATTTATGCCATTAACGGAGCCAGGTATATGGTGGGTGAAGAGCCAATTTGGGTGACGGCTCAGGAAACCAAGACCGACCCTGTAAAATTTAAAGAAGGGGTAGATGAAACCATACAATTTCAATTGGGTTTCCCGGGCGGTGCAGTAGCTTCCTGCTTGTCTAGTTATAACATCAACCACCTCGATCGATTTTTTATGAGCGGCGATAAGGGATTTGCAGAAATGCAACCGTCTACCGGTTATGGGCCGATCAAGGGTAGGACACATAAGGGTGAACTCATGCAACCCATAACTACGCATCAAACGGTACAGCTGGATGAAATGGCCACTATTATTTTTGAAGATAAAAAGCCGGTAGTTCCTGTAAACGGCGAGGAAGGTTTGAAAGATCTTAAAATTATTGACGCCATCTACCTGGCTGTAAAAACAGGAGGAAAGGTCAAACTTACTGTTTAGCTAAGGGAAATTTAAGGTAGATTTATTGGACTAATGGGGGCGCTTGCCCAAATTCATAAAGAAATAAGCTTCAAGGTTCATATATTGAAGGTCTGGCGTGAGTAAACTTTCGTCCCAGGTAGACTCTCTGGGCGGTCTTTTGTTTTTATATGTTTTTCATAGATTTAATAGGATTGTTTTGAACTTCTCTTATAGTGGTAAGAAAGTTAAACTGGTTGTATCATTTAATGGAAATAAGTGGGTTTAAATCAAATGTTCCATTATCAATACATAAAAAAGTGCAAAATTTGTGCGATTCTAAAGCCTAAACGCATATTTAGGTAAAAAGCAAAATAAAACGAGTTGTACCAATTAGTTGTATTTACTTATATTTATCTTGTAATCTTTAAATAGCCTTTAAAAGATTATTAAAGTTATCTTGTATACGCTTTAAAAAAGTACTATTTAGAAAGGTTTTGCAGTTGTTCTGCCATTAACGTTACCTTAGCTTCCAAATCGTTAAACCTCCCGTAGAGTTCTCCAGGCTCTGGGAAATCGAATAAAACACCCGCCCGCAAGTACCACAATTCCAAAACATCTGATTGATCTAAAATTATGTTCGGGTAATCTCTTTTGTTTTGGTTGTCTGATATTAAAATTAGCTTTCCAGTATCGTGAACTCGGTTTAGTACCCTTTTAATTACAATCCCTTCAGACTTTGTAACTACAATATAGATACGCCTATCGCGTATATCTTCAATGCTTTCAGTCCATCTGCCAACTGCAATAGATGAATTTGGAAGCGTTGGCATACTATGGCCTTTTACTTCGAATGCGCGATGTGTGCCACCCCTTATGCCTGGCATTTTAATAGTCGGTAGGTTTCCAATATATTCAGGATCGCCGTAACCATTTAGGTAACCAGCCGCTGCTTTTGCGGCTACAAGCGTTACTAAATCTTCATTATTTTCACTGATTGCAATAACCTTTGGCGTTCCTAAATTAAGAGTTGGGGGGGCATTATTATGAGTTGGGGTGTCAGTTGGAGTGTCAAATTTACCAAAAGTTGGGGTGTCACTATTGGCATTTTTTAATGCTGAAACTCCTGACTTTTGCATATCATCATTAGGGGTATTTGCATTTATTTTATCTAATTCATTTGGGGTTACCAGCATTTCGCCGATGCCATTAAGCAGCCATCTAGGATTTACATCAACAAACATATTGGTAATAGCTACTAAAATGTCAGTAGTAGGTATTGGATATTTCTTAGTTCTAGTATCAATATTAAATAATCTATTCAATGTTTGTTGAGATACGTTCTCTAATTGCTCTGCAAAAACCCTTACTACCCCATTGGAATAATGATTTATTAATCTTTTAACTCGTTGATTTATAGGAGGAAGAGAATCCATTGAAATTTATTTACTTAAATGTTTGTTATTTATTACTTAAATGTTTGTATAATTGTGTCGCAAAGAAACACTTTTGCAAACGCAAGATATGAAAAATCAAAACGAAATGTACCAAAACAAGAAAAAGCCTGAAATCAATATTCCGGCCTCAGTTACGGCTGATATTGTTGGCTGTAGCGAAAGCTTAGTAAAGCAAGTACGTACTGGAGACCGGAACGCAACTAAAGGCGCTGGCGCAAAGGTAGCGGTTGTTGATGATTTATTAACTATAGGCACAACCGCATTAATTCAACACATTAAAAAGGTTGTAAAATTAGGGTAATGCAGTATTTAAACACAAATATCCTTTGTTTAAGCTACTACGAATATATTGTTTATTTCGGCTTAGATGCCTATAAGAATGATAAAAGACGTAATCTGATGACCGTTCATGGCATTGGAGGCAATGGCCGTAAAGTGTTTATTGAATTTGAAAGCTTACAGCCTAAGCGTAAAGAAGTCATAGTAAAAAAGATTGGTAGCCCCTACGAATACATGGCAAAACAGCCAATACTTGACTTAATTGATTGGGATTACATGGCTCAATCTTTCTACTCTGATTTTGTACTTCCCAACGGTGACAAATTGCCGAATACCAATATTAACGCGAAGGGTAAAGAGCAAATTAACTATGTTGAGCGCTATACTAAAGCCGCCAGCTGGTTAAATATGATTGACCGTTTAACCTCTGATAAAAGGGCTTTAAAACAACTTTTAAATCTATCGGTAATGGACTTTTGGGATACCGTTAGCGAATTGATTTTAAATGAGGGTGTTAAACTTCCAAGTGCGCCAAAAAGACTTAAAGAAAAAGTTAAAGAATATAAAGCTATTGCAGATACGGAAGACCGTTATGCATCATTAGTGGACTTAAGCAAGTTTGGCAATAGTCATTCAACTAAAATTAAAGATGAAGAAAGCGAAGCGTTACTGTTGAAAATGCTTAGTGATCCACGTAAGCAAGATAATACTGTTATTGCTTCTGCCTATAATCTTTGGGCTAAGAAAGCAGAGAAACCAACTATAAGTGTTGGGGCTGTTGGCTATTTCGCCCGTAATAATGAACATATTATTGCGCCTTTAAGGGATGGTTTAAAGAAAGCTGCTAATGTTTATACCAAGGATATACAGCGTAAACGTGCTACTGCACCACTGTTATTTATCAATGCCGATGATAACTGTTTAGATTTATTCTTTGAGGTTGAAAAGCTAAAGGCTGACGGTAAAGTGCAAAAAAGCAAGCATTACCGCCCTATGTTATACGTAATTATTGATACTTACAATGATTATATCTTAGGCTATGCCGTTGGTGATACTGTTACACACGAACTTGTTTATTCAGCATTCAGAAATGCTATTAACCATATCGCTGAACTTACTGGTGGTTATTATCTTCCACACCAATTACAAACTGATAGATGGGGATTAGATGTAAAATATAAAAACGAATTAGGCCAGTTTTACAAAAAAGTCGCCCGTTTTACGCCTCAATCTCATGGTGTACCGCAAGGTAAATACATCGAAAGATCATTTGGTGTGGAATGGCACCAGGTGTTAAAAGTAATGCCAACTAATAACTATGCAGGCCAAAATATTACTGCAAAAGAACGGTTAAGCGCTGAATACATTGTAGAAGCAAGCAAAAACTATCCAAGCATTGACAGAATGCCGGAAGTTGTGGCCAGTTTCATCAATGTAATGCGCATGAAAGCTAACCCAAAAACAGGGGTTAGCCGCCAATCAGAATGGCTAAATGCCTTCCATGCATCGGAAAAAAGCCAGCAAAAAGCCATTGATGTTAGCTTAAAACTTCAATTATTCGGTAAAAAATACGAACATGATGCTACAATTACCAAAAGCGGCTTAAAGCCAGTTATAGGCGGTGAAAAGATCACTTTAAACATTCCTCCTGAAGTAATCTGGCAAAACAACGGTAAAAAGGTAGACATCATTTATGACCCTCAAAATCTTAATGAGATGATGGTAACTGATGGTAAAGGTTTAAGCTTTATCGCTCCAAAATACGACTTCGTACCATCCAATTTCGCGGATTATAAAGAAGGTGACCACGCCAGAATACAGGGGTTGTTTGATGAAAAGAGAAGCATTAACCGCCTAATGGCTGAAACCATTCAAAGCCGCTTAAAATCCTTGCCAAATATCAATGTAGAAGGCTTAATGCAAGGCGGGGTATTGCTTAAGGACTTAAAAAACGAAGCGGAACGCGAATACTTAGAAAACCTTTACCAGCCGAAAGAAATCGAAGCGCCAACAGTGGTACTGCCTGAAGCTAAGAAGAAAATTAAAGCATCGAAGAAAGTTTTAGCTATTGCTGAAGCGGAAGATATAAGAAATTTTTATTAATAAAAAAGCCGCCACGGTGGGCGTGGCAGCTAAACTTTTAACAATGTGTATTATGAATACGGTAACAAAAGAACAAATTAAAAATGAATTAGCCAATTACGTGGCTAAAATCGGTAGCCAGAATGCAGCCAGCAAAAGGCTTACCAATGTTTCAAACGCTACGATCAGCAATATTCTGGCGGAAAAATGGGATAATATTGGCGAATCAATGTGGATATCTATCCAAAAGCAAATAACAGTTTCCTTAGATGGGTGGCAGGTTGTTTCCAATGTTCGCAGGGTAAAGCAGTTGCACCAGCTTTATTCTGATGCCAAAGACTTTAGTGAAGTATTTTGTGTGGTAGCGCCTGCTGGAAGCGGTAAATCTCAACCTGCTACGCTATTTACTGAATACCCAAACGTTTACCGAGTGGTATGTAAAGAGCATTTTAGCCGTAAAACTTTCTTAGTTGAATTGCTTACCGCGATGGGTAAAGACGGTAGCGGATACACTATCCATGAATTAATGAATGAGGTTTTAAACTCTATTCTAAAAGCAGAAAAACCGCTAATCATCCTGGATGAAGTTGATAAGCTTAACGATCAGGTATTATACTTCTTTATCAGCATTTACAATACTACTGAAGATAAATGTGGTATCGTTCTCCAGGCTACAGATTTCTTCAAAAAAAGAATCACCAGAGGTGTTAGCGCTAACCGCAAAGGGTACAAGGAAATTTATAGCCGTTTCGGTAGAAACTTCGTTGAGTTGCCGAATAATACTGATAGAGATTTAGCCGAAATAATTAAGGCTAACGGCGTGAAAGAAGAAGGCGAAATAATCAGGATCACTAACCAAAGCGAGGGCGATATACGCCGTATAAAACGCCTTGTTAAAGCTTATTTAAGAAAGGAGGCTGCATAATGAATACGTTAGAATGTACCGAATATGGCTGTAGAACAAACCACATGCATGGTGAAAGGTGGAATAGTAAAGTTGGATTTGTCATCAACAAAGAAGAACACTTATGTACGCCATGTGCAACCAAAAGAATAGGATTTAAAATATTAAGTGCCATAAACGCAGAACGCAAAACAATTAAATCATGAACGCACAAAAATTTATAACTGAAGCTAACAAACAGAGAGTTTGCCAGCTCTTGGGCTGGTCACTAGGTGACTATACACAATACCAGGAAAATAAAGGGCTTGAATATTTAAGCGAAGTGGTTTGTTGCGATTTGTGGAGTGTAAACAACCTGGCTAAAGCCCCGTTTTTCTGGAGGTGGTGGGTTAACCATTGGAACGCACGGGATGTCGAATTTATAGCCGACGCGAGTAACTGGCCTTTAGATTGGTTACGCCGCAAATACAACGATTTGAATGCGGTGGATGGCTTTACGTTCTGGCCTCATAAAATCATCATGGAGCAAAGCTATGCATACATGATTGGCGATCTAAATAAAGAATCAGTACGGGTATGAAAGGCGGGGATATCATTGCTATTGTAGAGAAACAAACGGGTTTTACATTGGCGCAAATGAAGGCTACCCGTAAGGACGAAGTACTTAAGCCTCGCTATCTTTTAACCCTTTTATTGCATGAAGAAGGCTGGAGTGCGGACAGGATAGCGGAACTATTTACCCGCAATAGAACGGGTACAGGGAAAGCTTTGAAAAATGCAGATAAGCTGCTGGGAAACGATAAATATTTTAAAAAGAACTATTTGGCTTGTGTGGCCAAAATAACTGAATTAGAAGATGCGATTTAAAGCAAATAAAGACCAATTGGAAGCCGTGGTAAAAATGCTGGGCATGATGCTGGATAGCTTTCCGGCTGAAACGATTGAAGAGGAAGTTTTTGAAGAAATTGTAAATAAGATTTTTATCAGGCTACAGGCTAAATCGCTGCAAATATACTGCAATAAAAATAGCTGGGCTTTTTCCCTTAATGCAATTGAAGCGAAATGCATCCATATTTTTTGCAAAAATACTTATCTAGATGAAGTAAACTATCACTACGAAGCGCACCAGTTAAGAAAGATATTTAACGAAATAGATAAAATTTATGGCAGGATTAAAGCAAAAAATAGCCCAAACAGAGGCATCGTTACGGAATCACCCGTATACAGACTGGATCGCCCGTCACGATAAGATAACAGAATTAAAAGAACAGTTAAAACAGAAGAATATGAACACAGCAACATTAAGTAAACCAGCAAACGAATTATCCGCAGCAGAATTAAAAGCCCTATTGGCTGACAGAGAAAGCGAAGAACAAAACCAACGTATTCAAAAACGTAAAGATTACGAAGTGCTTAGGGATAGTACTGTAAATGAATTGGTAGGTGGTGCGATGCATTTTAATGGGGTTTTAAAGGGTTTTAAAACCAATGCTTACAATGACCTTGAAGCAATGTATAAGCTGCTTCAGGAGCATAGTTCACGCCATGAGAAAGGCAAAGGTACTTTTACCATTGAAAATAGTGAAAGCACAATGAAGG
This genomic interval carries:
- a CDS encoding efflux RND transporter periplasmic adaptor subunit, translating into MRSIYKYLILLSFPFYLAGCGRPGEEKEPEKETIHEKSDTITLTPEQHKLSEITLGDIELRELSGTTKVNGMLDLPPQSLVSISTPLEGIVKSTNMLQGKRVAKGELVAVMQNPEFIQMQQDYLDYKSQLQFLKQELDRQEELAKENVNSKKALQKARSEYQSVSARLLGQRSKLSIMNISFPALEKGKIQTTFNLYTPMAGYVTQVNTNIGAFASTTDVLFKIADTEHLHAELTIFEKDVPKLKLGQKVRFVLANEEKERMATVYLIGREISKERTVQIHCHLDKEDTQLLPGMYLKAYVESGMNKVEALPDAAIVEFEGKKIVFINQPADKGNNTYRYRMMEVKTGVAENGYTQVSFAGQINNAKVVIKGAYDLLSKVKNTEEEGEGH
- a CDS encoding Gfo/Idh/MocA family protein — translated: MNTRRDFLQKMGASALMLQLGSISAFANAPDLIEQPYEGRVLRLAIMGLGGYGTRVAEAMKACTRAKLVGVISGTPSKIKDWQTKYNLPEKNCYNYDNFDEVKNNPDIDAIYVITPNALHHSQVIRVAKAGKHAICEKPMALNAKEGQEMIDACKKANVKLLVGYRLHFEPHTLEVIRMRNAGDFGKIRFFQGQCGFKAGDPTQWRLNKALAGGGSMMDIGIYAINGARYMVGEEPIWVTAQETKTDPVKFKEGVDETIQFQLGFPGGAVASCLSSYNINHLDRFFMSGDKGFAEMQPSTGYGPIKGRTHKGELMQPITTHQTVQLDEMATIIFEDKKPVVPVNGEEGLKDLKIIDAIYLAVKTGGKVKLTV
- a CDS encoding S24/S26 family peptidase, whose protein sequence is MDSLPPINQRVKRLINHYSNGVVRVFAEQLENVSQQTLNRLFNIDTRTKKYPIPTTDILVAITNMFVDVNPRWLLNGIGEMLVTPNELDKINANTPNDDMQKSGVSALKNANSDTPTFGKFDTPTDTPTHNNAPPTLNLGTPKVIAISENNEDLVTLVAAKAAAGYLNGYGDPEYIGNLPTIKMPGIRGGTHRAFEVKGHSMPTLPNSSIAVGRWTESIEDIRDRRIYIVVTKSEGIVIKRVLNRVHDTGKLILISDNQNKRDYPNIILDQSDVLELWYLRAGVLFDFPEPGELYGRFNDLEAKVTLMAEQLQNLSK
- a CDS encoding AAA family ATPase is translated as MNTVTKEQIKNELANYVAKIGSQNAASKRLTNVSNATISNILAEKWDNIGESMWISIQKQITVSLDGWQVVSNVRRVKQLHQLYSDAKDFSEVFCVVAPAGSGKSQPATLFTEYPNVYRVVCKEHFSRKTFLVELLTAMGKDGSGYTIHELMNEVLNSILKAEKPLIILDEVDKLNDQVLYFFISIYNTTEDKCGIVLQATDFFKKRITRGVSANRKGYKEIYSRFGRNFVELPNNTDRDLAEIIKANGVKEEGEIIRITNQSEGDIRRIKRLVKAYLRKEAA